Below is a window of Rhodopseudomonas sp. P2A-2r DNA.
CGTCCATTTACGACAAGTACCTCCGCTACCAGATGGTGTTTGAGATCTACCGTGGCGGCATTGCGGCGCGTGAGCATCGGACGCTGCTCGATTGCGCCCTGAAACGCGACGTCGGGCGGGCGAAGTCCGTGCTCGTTCAGCATGTCGAAGGCTGTGTTGAAGCCGCCGTAGCGCGAGGTGATCTGCCCGGCGTCGGCATGTCGCTGCCTGCAGGGCGGCCGTTGTCAAGCCGGAGCAGGGCGGTGAAACCGGAACGCAATGTTCCGAAATCGGCGGAGGCCCAGCGCGTGTCCCGCAACCGATCAGCCGTCCCGCGAAGAAGGCCAGCCAAATGACCGCTTCCTCCGCAATCGCAACAGCCGGCGAGGTCGCCTACAAGCGCATCCGCGGTGACATTCTGTTCGGCAAGCTAGCCCCTGGCCGGAAGCTCAAGCTGGATTTGCTGCGCGCGGAATACCAAACCAGCGTCAGCACGCTTCGGGAAATTCTGAGCAGGCTTTCATCCGAAAAGCTGGTTGTTGCCGAAGGCCAGCGGGGTTCGAAGTCGCGCCGATTTCGGCGCAGAACCTGAAGGAGGTCGCAGCGCTGCGGCAGCTTCTCGAGAAGCACGCCCTCGAACAGTCGTTCGCCCAGGGCGATATCGATTGGGAGGCGCGCGTCGTTGCGGCTCACCACAAGCTAGCGATGATGGAGGACCGGATGCAATCCGGCGAACTCGGCGTGACCGAGATCTGGAAGCAATATGACTGGCAATTTCACCAGGCGCTGGTTTCGGCGTGTGGCTCTGGCCTGTTGATGCAAACTCACGCTGCCGTCTTTGAGAAGTACTTGCGCTACCAGATGATCTCGCTCGGCTTTCGCGGGGACGTTGCCGTCGACGAGCATCGCCGCCTGCTCGACTGCGCGTTGCAGCGGGATGCCAGATCCGCCCAGGCGATTCTCGATACCCATGTCGAGGGCGGTCTCCGGCATGCTCTGGCCGCCAATGAGCTTCCTTAGCCTGTCATATGTTTTAAGAATTATCTTATATTTTTCAATTAATCGTTGCATCCGGATTTTGTTTGGGCATTATTCATCCCAATGGCCGCAAGGGCCGATCAATTGGGGAGGATAACGATGGCTCGGGAGATGACGCGGCGACGCGCACTTGTGACAGGCGCATCCGCCTTGCTCTTGGCGTCGTCAGGCGCGAGGCGCAGTCCAAAAAGAAGCTGCGGTTCAGTTCCGCTTTCACCGAACAGGACTTGCGCGGCGCAGCCTACAAGGCTTTTGGCGCCGCCATTAAAGACGATTTCGACTTTGAACCATTCTGGGGCAATACGCTGTTCAAGCAGGGCACCGAACTTGTCGCTATGCAGCGTGGCAATCTCGAAATGTGCAACCTCGCGCCGGCGGACATTTCAAAGCAGATCCCGGCCTGGTCGCTGATGACATCGGCCTATCTGTTCCGCGACGCCGACCATGTCAAAAAGACTTTCAAGAGCGATGTCGGCAAGGAATTCATCAAGCTGGCACGCGACCAACTTGGCATCGAAGTTCTGATGCCGGTGTATTTTGGCGCGCGACACGTCAATCTGAAGCCCGACAAGGTGATCAAAGGGCCGTCCGACCTTTCGGGAATCAAGCTGCGGATGCCGCCCGGCGAGTTCTGGCAGTTTCTTGGCGAATCGATTGGCGCCAGCCCGACCCCAGTCGCCTATGCCGAGGTGTATACCTCGTTGCAGACCGGCACGATCGACGGCCAGGACAACCCGCTGGTGGCCAGCAAGCTGATGAAGTTCGACGAAGTCACCTCGCAGTTCGTGCTGACCGGGCATGTGATGGGCTACGACGTCATGTGCATCTCGACCAAGGTCTGGGATGCCATGCCGGCCGATCAGCAGGCCAAGTTCCGCGCCGCCGCCGAGAAGGCGATCGACGACTGCACGGCCAAGACGATTGCCCAGGAAACGGCAGCAGTCGAGGCCTTCAAGGCGGAAGGCAAGAAGGTCTATGTGCCGGACCTCAACGCATTCCGTGCCTTTGCGCAAAAGAAGTATCTCGACAAGTACGGCAACGATTGGCCGAAGGGCGCGCTCGAGAAGATCAACGCCATCGCGTAACCGACGGGCGGGGCTGGCCCTTGAGGTTACTTTGGGGCCAGCCGGGACGGCGACTATATTTCATAAGTGTGAGCAGGGTTGGCGCGTGGACCAGGGCAATTTGATAAGAACGCTGCACTGGTTGCGCGGCCGTGCAGAGAATGTCGCGGTGCTGCTTCTGTTCCTGATGTTCGTCAGCTTCCTGGTCCAGATTTTTTCCCGATACATCCTGAATGCGCCGGTGGGCTGGACAGATGAAGTCAGCATTCTGTGCTGGATCTGGACCGTGCTGTGGGGCGCGGCGTTCCTGATTTCCGAAAAGGAAGAAGTTCGCTTCGATATTTTCTACAGCGCAGTCTCGGAGAAGGTGCGCCGCATCTTCACCATCGTGTCCGGCCTGATCCTCATCGCGCTCTATGGCATCTCACTTCCTGCGGCCTACAAATACGTGGCCTTCATGAAGGTGGAGCGGTCGGCCTACCTGAAGATTCCGATGAACTATCTGTATGCGATCTACGTGATTTTCGCGGTCGCCTGCCTGTGCCGCTATGTCTGGCTGGTCTGGAATGCAATTCGTGGCGGCCCGTCGCCTTCGACCGATCCTGCCCAATTGAGCGATTGATCTGATGACGACTCCGTTTTCCATGTGCGTTTTGATGATCGTCGGCCTCGGCGTGCTTGGCCTGCCGATCGGTCACTCCATGATCGTCGCCTCGGTCTTTTATCTGCTGCTGGCCGGCCTCGATCTCGGCACCGCCGCCGAACAGATCCTCAACGGCTTGTTCAACAGCTACGTGCTGCTGGCGGTGCCGCTGTTCATCCTCGCTGCCGACCTGATGAATGTCGGCACGCTCACCGATCGCCTGCTGCAGTTCTGTCTCGTGCTGGTCGGCCGGTTTCGCGGCGGCCTTGGACACGTCAATGTCGTGTCGAACGTGATTTTCGCCGGCATGTCCGGATCGGCTATCGCCGATGCCGTCGGGATCGGCCGCATCATCATCGGCATGATGACCAAAGGGGGCAAGTACCCGATCGCCTACGCCGGCGCCATCACTGCCTCCGCGGCGATTATTGGCCCGATCATTCCGCCGTCGATTCCGATGGTGCTGTATGCCTTAGTGTCGGACGCCTCGATCGGCTTCCTGTTTCTGGGCGGCGTTGTCCCCGGGCTGCTGCTCGGCCTGGCTTTCATGATCATGAATACTATGATTTCGTATCGCCGCGATTTCCCGGTCGAGCCGCCGGTGCCGATGCGGGAGATCCCGCGCATCACCGTCAAGGCGTTTCCCGCCCTGATGCTGCCGGTGATCCTGCTGTTCGGAATCTATGGCGGCGTCATGACACCCACAGAGGGGCGGCCGCGGCTGCGCTCTACGCCTTGCTGGTGTCGAGCCTTTTGTATCGCTCGCTGTCGCTGCGGCAGCTTTATGACGCGATCCTGTCGAGTTCCAAGGCCACGACGTCGGTCGGCATCCTGATCGCCGGTGCGCTGGTCTTCAACTACGTGGTCACGATCGAGAACATCCCGAATTCGCTTCAGGTGTTCATGAGCGGCTTCCATCTCAGCCCCATGGGCTTCCTGCTGCTCGTCAACATCGTGCTGCTGATCCTCGGCTGTCTGCTCGAAGGCAGCACCATCCTGTTGGTGATCGTGCCGATCTTCATCCCGACCGCCAAGGCGCTCGGCGTCGACCTTGTTCAGTTCGGCGTGGTCGTTGTGGTCAACATCATGATAGGACTGCTGACGCCGCCTTACGGTCTGCTGCTGTTCATCATCGCCAACATGACCAAACAACCGTTGGGCGCCATCGTACGTGAAGCGATCCCGTTCATCCTGGCGGCCCTGGCGGTGCTGATGCTGATCACTTTCGTCCCTGAGACGGTCCTGTGGCTGCCCAGGCAGCTTGGCTACAAGGGGTGACCATTGTACGAAATCTTCGCGAGGGTGCTGCCATGACCAAGCCGATCTATGTCCTCAACGGGCCAAATCTCAATCGTCTCGGCAAGCGCGAACCGGCAATCTACGGCACCACGACTCTGGTTGAAGTCGAGGAGATGTGTCGCCAGGCCGTGCCCGGCCAGCCCGTCGCATTTCGTCAATCGAATAGGGAGTTCGAACTGATCGATTGGATTCACGAGGCCATCGACGACGAGGCGGCCGGGATCGTCATCAATCCGGCTGCCTTCACCTTCACGTCGATGGCGATCATGGACGCGCTGAAAATGTTTCCCGGCCCGATTATCGAGCTTCACATTTCGAATATTCACAGGCGCGAACCGATATATCACAAGTCTCTCATGTCGTCGGTCGTCACCGCGGTCGTAGCGGGTCTGGGGACCAAGGGCTATGTCGCCGCCGTGCGGGCGATCGCGGAGATGGGGCAGGAGGCCTAGCCTGGGCCGTCGTCCTTCAGGTGCTGCGCGCAGAGCTCCGTGATGATCAATCGTTCATGGGATTTGACGGTCGATCTGCTGGTGGTCGGAGCCGGCGCTGCAGGAATGACCGCTGCTCTTGTCGCGAGCCTTGAAGGGCTCGACGTGCTGCTCTGCGAGAAATCGAATATGGTGGGTGGCGTCGCATCGACGTCCGCAGGCACGGTTTGGATTCCGGGCAGCCGACAGAGCGCCTGGGCCGGCGTTCCAGATTCAGTCGAGGCCGCGCGCACCTACTTGAACTCCGTCATTCGCGGGAATGAAGGAGTAGAGTTACGGGAGGCCTTTTTGCAGAGCGGCCCGGCCGTTCTCGACTATCTCGAGGAAAATACCGACGTCGCCTTCGCCGCGGCCACCGCCCATCCCGATTATCTCGGCAATCGTCCCGGCGCGGCCTTTGGCGGGCGTGCCCTTGGCACGTTGCCGTTTGACGGTCGTTCGCTTGGCGATGATTTCATCCGCGTACGTCCGCCGCGTTCGGAATTCATGGCATTTGGCGGGATGATGGTCGGAAAGGCGGATTTGCCGCTCCTACTCAAGCCGTTCGGCTCCATGCGGGCCTTTCTGCATGTCGCCCGCATGGTCGCGCGCTACATGAAGGATCTCATCCGCTATCGCCGCGGCACCAGGCTTATTATGGGAAATGCGTTGGTCGCGCGGCTGCTGATGAGCCTGAAACGTTTGGATGTACCTATACGTTATGACGCGCCGATGCGCGAACTCATCGCGGTCGACGGGGCGGTTGTGGGTGCCGTCATCGCCGATGCGAAGGGAGACATTCGCGTTCGTGCAAGGCGAGGCGTGGTTCTGGCAACAGGCGGAATAGGCTGGAGCCGTCATTTGCGCGAAGAGATGTTTCCCAATCCGGTGCCTGCGTTGTCGCTTGCTTCGCCGGAGATCGCGGGAGACGGCATCGATGCCGCCTGCGGGATTGGGGCGATACTCGATGACGCAACGGAAAGCGCCGGCCTCTGGATGCCTTGCTCTGTCCTGACAAAGCCGGATGGCACCACATCTGTCTATCCGCACATTGTGCTCGATCGCGCAAAGCCCGGATTGATAGCCGTTAACAGCGCGGGCAGGCGCTTCGTGAACGAGGCCAATTCCTATCATGACTTCTGCGTGGGCATGCTCAAGTCAAATGAGACGGTTCCTTCGGTCCCGTCTTTCCTGGTGTGCGACCGACGGTTCATTCACGACTACGGCATTGGCCTGGTTTTGCCGGGAACGACGAAGCTGAAACGCTTCATCGAGGCCGGGTATCTCATCGAAGCCGAGACTATTGCTGCGTTGGCAATACAGCTGAAGATTGACCCTGGCGAACTCGGGCAATCCGTCGGGCGGTACAACCGCCACGCCGCCGCCGGCGTCGACGAAGATTTCGGGCGAGGAT
It encodes the following:
- the dctP gene encoding TRAP transporter substrate-binding protein DctP, encoding MRGAAYKAFGAAIKDDFDFEPFWGNTLFKQGTELVAMQRGNLEMCNLAPADISKQIPAWSLMTSAYLFRDADHVKKTFKSDVGKEFIKLARDQLGIEVLMPVYFGARHVNLKPDKVIKGPSDLSGIKLRMPPGEFWQFLGESIGASPTPVAYAEVYTSLQTGTIDGQDNPLVASKLMKFDEVTSQFVLTGHVMGYDVMCISTKVWDAMPADQQAKFRAAAEKAIDDCTAKTIAQETAAVEAFKAEGKKVYVPDLNAFRAFAQKKYLDKYGNDWPKGALEKINAIA
- a CDS encoding type II 3-dehydroquinate dehydratase — translated: MTKPIYVLNGPNLNRLGKREPAIYGTTTLVEVEEMCRQAVPGQPVAFRQSNREFELIDWIHEAIDDEAAGIVINPAAFTFTSMAIMDALKMFPGPIIELHISNIHRREPIYHKSLMSSVVTAVVAGLGTKGYVAAVRAIAEMGQEA
- a CDS encoding TRAP transporter small permease, producing MDQGNLIRTLHWLRGRAENVAVLLLFLMFVSFLVQIFSRYILNAPVGWTDEVSILCWIWTVLWGAAFLISEKEEVRFDIFYSAVSEKVRRIFTIVSGLILIALYGISLPAAYKYVAFMKVERSAYLKIPMNYLYAIYVIFAVACLCRYVWLVWNAIRGGPSPSTDPAQLSD
- a CDS encoding FAD-dependent oxidoreductase, which codes for MINRSWDLTVDLLVVGAGAAGMTAALVASLEGLDVLLCEKSNMVGGVASTSAGTVWIPGSRQSAWAGVPDSVEAARTYLNSVIRGNEGVELREAFLQSGPAVLDYLEENTDVAFAAATAHPDYLGNRPGAAFGGRALGTLPFDGRSLGDDFIRVRPPRSEFMAFGGMMVGKADLPLLLKPFGSMRAFLHVARMVARYMKDLIRYRRGTRLIMGNALVARLLMSLKRLDVPIRYDAPMRELIAVDGAVVGAVIADAKGDIRVRARRGVVLATGGIGWSRHLREEMFPNPVPALSLASPEIAGDGIDAACGIGAILDDATESAGLWMPCSVLTKPDGTTSVYPHIVLDRAKPGLIAVNSAGRRFVNEANSYHDFCVGMLKSNETVPSVPSFLVCDRRFIHDYGIGLVLPGTTKLKRFIEAGYLIEAETIAALAIQLKIDPGELGQSVGRYNRHAAAGVDEDFGRGSTDLNRINGDPANGPNPCLREIGPGPFYAVAVYPADLASSAGIATDENGRVIAQSGGPVPGLYACGNDSVSVFRGTYPGPGATLGPALVFGWRVAMHAARHEYGSG